A DNA window from Zingiber officinale cultivar Zhangliang chromosome 3A, Zo_v1.1, whole genome shotgun sequence contains the following coding sequences:
- the LOC122050552 gene encoding receptor-like protein EIX2: protein MQPSNPLLPPLLLCLLVTLRHATAADGCLAAEREALLGFKAGFNLTGDGGGSNPMSLWQGQDCCGWPGVACRNATGRVVALDLHGWELQATGRRTISSSLLALTQLRRLDLAGNDFSSSRFPELSFRKLRYLDLSFTAFSGGRLDPLANLSSLHYVDLTEALSPGSYRIDHLRWLSGLPDLTHLDLSALDLANVSDWFSPVNSLNRLEALYLEECNLSTIPISSATVNLSSLVVLDLYNNSIATGLPDWLWNLTSLVHLNLFQSGFAGPVSEAIGDLTSLESLDLRYNSLNGSIPSSISKLTGLVEMFLHANDFGGVVSEAHFSNLTNLEYLWLSWNDRLSVSLRRSWEPPFQLTEVGLGGVLVGPQFPAWLKSQTGIRRLDLWGSGIEGALPEWLWHNVSSAVNISVDLSGNRITGKLPPSLEFTKLTELILGSNLLEGPLPTELPASLGSLSLDNNSFSGRLPPWPYLNALSLENNKLEGSISSLCQSTSLQLLVLSNNKFTGQIPHCLGESSRGLQSLNLGNNGFSGTIPSSIRFLTGLTDLELSNNGVSGEPLLLLENCTMLSYVDLAENRFTGIIPHWIGDNLPALIYLRLRSNMFSGQIPTELAKLQSLQILDLASNNFSGAIPANIGNISAMASSQATIFLLHPIDLHVYSKGQDMYYRQSPDLVNSLDLSSNSLVGDIPEGIGDLASLGSLNLSRNRLTGKIPQSIGGLALIESLDLSMNLLSGNIPESLSSLTFLSYLNLSYNNLSGEIPSGHQLQTLEDPSIYMNNPYLCGPPISKSCSSNVTVTETENGEKEYGKNNSDLVWQCISTILGFVMGFWIFCGVIFFKDRWRHAYFSGIDKLFDGIFRQ from the coding sequence ATGCAACCTTCaaatcctcttcttcctcctctcctcctctgcCTTCTGGTCACCCTCCGCCATGCCACGGCAGCGGACGGCTGCCTCGCGGCGGAGAGGGAGGCGCTCCTCGGCTTCAAAGCCGGTTTCAACCTCACCGGCGACGGCGGCGGCAGCAACCCGATGTCTCTATGGCAAGGCCAAGATTGCTGCGGCTGGCCGGGAGTGGCCTGCAGAAACGCCACCGGCCGTGTCGTGGCGCTCGATCTGCATGGCTGGGAGCTTCAGGCCACTGGGCGGCGCACGATCAGCTCGTCGCTGCTCGCGCTGACCCAACTGAGGCGCCTCGACCTCGCCGGGAACGACTTCTCCAGCTCCCGCTTCCCGGAGCTCTCCTTCCGAAAACTCCGGTACCTCGATCTCTCCTTCACCGCCTTCTCCGGCGGAAGGCTCGATCCGCTGGCGAACCTCTCGAGCCTCCACTACGTCGATCTGACGGAGGCCCTGTCTCCCGGCTCGTACCGCATCGACCACCTCCGTTGGCTCTCCGGCTTGCCCGATCTGACCCACCTCGACCTCAGCGCCCTCGACCTCGCCAACGTCTCCGACTGGTTCTCTCCGGTGAACTCGCTGAATCGACTCGAAGCTCTATATCTGGAGGAATGCAATCTCAGCACCATTCCGATCTCCTCCGCCACCGTCAACCTCTCCTCCCTCGTCGTGCTCGACCTCTACAACAACAGCATCGCCACCGGCTTGCCCGACTGGCTATGGAACCTCACGAGCTTGGTGCACCTCAACCTCTTCCAAAGTGGTTTCGCCGGACCTGTTTCCGAAGCCATCGGCGATTTGACCTCGCTCGAGTCGCTCGACCTCCGGTACAACTCGCTCAACGGCTCGATACCGAGCTCGATCTCGAAGCTGACCGGCCTGGTCGAGATGTTTCTCCATGCCAATGACTTCGGAGGTGTTGTTTCAGAAGCTCATTTTAGCAACCTTACCAATTTGGAATACTTGTGGCTCTCTTGGAACGACCGACTCTCGGTATCACTTCGCCGGAGTTGGGAGCCTCCTTTCCAACTGACGGAAGTTGGACTCGGAGGTGTTCTAGTGGGGCCTCAGTTTCCGGCATGGTTGAAGTCGCAAACAGGGATCAGGAGGTTGGATCTCTGGGGGAGTGGAATAGAAGGGGCTTTGCCCGAGTGGCTCTGGCACAACGTTTCTTCCGCCGTCAACATATCGGTAGACCTTTCCGGCAACCGAATAACCGGCAAATTGCCTCCTTCTCTCGAGTTCACAAAGTTGACAGAGTTAATTCTCGGAAGCAATCTGCTGGAAGGTCCATTGCCGACCGAGCTTCCAGCTTCGCTTGGCTCCTTATCCCTCGACAACAATTCCTTCTCGGGGCGCTTGCCTCCATGGCCATACCTCAATGCATTGTCTCTCGAAAACAATAAGCTCGAAGGCAGCATCTCCTCCCTTTGCCAGTCCACATCTCTGCAGCTTCTTGTGCTATCGAACAACAAATTTACAGGACAAATTCCTCACTGTTTGGGGGAGTCGTCGCGAGGTCTTCAGTCATTGAATCTGGGCAACAATGGTTTCTCCGGCACTATTCCAAGCAGCATCAGGTTTCTGACTGGCCTGACCGATCTGGAACTCAGTAACAATGGTGTCTCCGGCGAGCCACTGCTGCTGTTGGAGAATTGCACCATGTTGAGCTATGTCGATCTCGCGGAGAATAGATTCACAGGGATCATACCACATTGGATAGGAGACAATCTTCCGGCGCTGATATATTTGCGGTTGCGTTCCAACATGTTCTCGGGGCAAATTCCGACAGAGCTTGCCAAACTTCAAAGCCTTCAGATATTGGATCTCGCAAGCAACAACTTCTCAGGAGCCATACCGGCTAACATTGGCAATATTAGTGCAATGGCTTCATCACAGGCCACGATCTTTCTTCTACATCCGATAGACTTACATGTGTATTCCAAGGGACAGGATATGTACTATAGGCAAAGCCCGGATCTCGTGAACAGCCTTGATCTTTCGAGCAACAGCTTGGTCGGAGATATTCCGGAAGGAATTGGAGATCTTGCGTCGTTGGGGAGCTTGAATTTGTCGAGAAATCGTTTAACCGGGAAGATTCCTCAGAGCATAGGAGGGCTTGCATTGATTGAATCTCTTGATCTTTCAATGAATCTTCTTTCCGGCAACATTCCCGAAAGCTTATCCTCCTTAACCTTTCTTAGTTACTTGAATCTGTCTTACAACAACTTATCGGGAGAGATACCGTCCGGGCATCAACTCCAGACTCTCGAAGATCCATCGATTTACATGAACAATCCTTACCTGTGTGGGCCGCCCATCTCCAAAAGTTGCTCGAGCAATGTGACAGTAACAGAAACAGAGAACGGCGAGAAAGAGTACGGGAAGAATAACTCTGATTTGGTTTGGCAATGCATTAGCACAATTCTTGGATTTGTGATGGGGTTTTGGATCTTTTGCGGCGTCATCTTCTTCAAAGATAGATGGAGGCACGCATACTTCAGTGGCATTGACAAGCTGTTCGATGGTATATTTCGACAGTGA